The Streptomyces capitiformicae genome contains the following window.
GACGCCTCCAGCGGGAAGAACACCCGCCACCGCCTCAACACCGGGGGAAACCGAGCCCTCAACTCGGTGCCGCGCATGGTCGCTGTCTGCCCGATTCGCGACGGCGGCCGTGGACAGGAGTACTACCTGCGCAAGATCGCCGAGGGCAAGACACCGGCGGAGGCACGCAGCGCCCTCAAACGGCGCCTCTCGAATGTTGTCTATCGCACCCTCAAACCGCGACCGTCACAAGGCTCACATCACGATCGCTTGACACACAGAGGCGCTCATCAGCGTCTCCGACGGCGCCGCCCGGACCCGGTGACCCCACCCCCCAGGTCATCCGTTCTCATCCGTTCGACAGGGGGGAGCAGTCATGCCGGCCCGGAGGCCGGCGGCCCTCTTGCAGGACCGGGCAAAACACAGCGGGGGCAGCGTGGGATCCGGGGTGACTGCGCGTCCAGCCGCCCCATGGTGCAGTCGGGGCAGAGGTCCGTGTCCTCCAACCGAAAAGAGAAGCCGCCCCATCAGATCGGAGCCATCTTCGTCCGGTTCCGAAGAGGTTCTCGCCGGAACACCAGGTCGGTGAGGTCCAGGGACGGCTCCACGCCCAGTTGCTCCGCCAGCAGAGCGCGGAACCGTTGGTACTCGTGCAGTGCCTCGGCGAAGTTGCCCTCGGCGAGGTGGACCCCTATCACAGCGCGGCGTGCGCTCTCCCGCAGTGGTTCGCTGCGGACCGCTTCAAGCGCGGCGTCGAGCGCCATCGCATAGCCTCCCAGAGCGCACAGATCGGCTGCGGCCGCCTCAAGCTGGTGCAGGCGGAGCTGGCGCAGCCGATCCCGTTCGAAGATCACCCAGTCGTCGTCCCAGCCGGGTAGGAGCTCGCGCAGCCGTAATTCCGGCGCGTGCAGTCCGGTACCGCCGGGGTGGCGGAACCGGGCGCCCGCGGTAGCGACGAACTCGGTCACGTCGACCCTGACGAACTCGGCCAGGGCCAGCTGACCCCGCGCCGCCACGATCAGTCCGGGTACGGCGTGGTTGAGCCGCCACATGGTGGTCCGCAGGCTGCCCAGCGCTCGGTTCTCGGGCACGTTTGACCAGAGGGTCCCGGCGACGACGGTCCGTGGGGCGGGCCCGAGCAGACTCAAGAAGGCCAGCAGTCGTTGGCCATTGGTCACGGGATGGATCCAGGTGCCTTCCACCTGGAGACGGAAACCGTCGAACAGCTCGATCCGCCCTCTTCTGACTGATTCGCGCACAGGCGCACCAGGCGACGACACAAGGCCCCTCAAATCGTGGTGATGTCCAATGTGGATATTGAAACTTGACTGTGCCCGGCCCGACGGACAGCCCCTGACCGGCGCCGACTTCGACCAGCGCCCTGCTGCGCATGCTCAGGGACCTGGCGTGCGTCGTCCCAGATCAGCAGTACGAGGTACTTTTCGTTTCCCGCGGGTGAAAATCTTCCCGACTGTGATGTTCCCCAGTGGCTCGCGGAGGCGCTGACGCCCGGAGGGGGTCTGCCATCGGCCATCACCTGATGCGCATCCGCGACAGGCGGCCCGCACCCCGGCACTGTCGCTGGGGGTATCCCGTGGGAGAGCATCCGCCGTCTGCAGCAGGCGTCCGCCGCTGCCGCGGCGGGCACGTAGGCGCCGGTGCGTCGGGCTGGGCACGCTTCAGAGCTTCGGGATCTTCAGAGCTTCGGGATCTTCAGCGCGGCCCACGTCCTGGGGCCCGGGATCCCGTCCGCGTCGCCCGCCAGCTCGGGCCGGGAGCGCTGGAAGTCAGCGACGTTGCGCCTGTCCGCCTCCGACCATTCGGGTCCGGGACCGGAGGTGTAGTGCTTGCCGAAGCCGAGCTCCACCAGGCGCCTTCCGAGAGCGGTGACCAGGGGGCTGCGGCGGCCGGCGTGGAAGAACGCCGTCCCCGGAAACGGCTCGTACCGCGGTGTCGGCGGCTTCGCCGGGGCCGCCGTCGGCAGTTTCAGTTTCTGCCCCACGGAGATCTGGTCGGCGTCCTTGATGCCGTTGAGGGACAGCAGAGCACTCACGGTCGTGCGGTGCGCGGCCGCGATGGAGGTCAGGGTGTCGCCCGCCTTCACGGTGTAGGTACCGGGCCCGGTGTCCGGAGTGGTTCCCCCGCCGGCGGAGCGGGGCCTGCCCGGTACGATCTCGGTGTCGATGGCCCCGGGGTCCCAGTGGTTCTGGCCGGGGATCTGGGAGTGTCCGTAGTGGCCGCCCTTGTTCTCCCAGGTGGTTCTGGGACGCTCCGTCGCGGCGGCCGCGGTGGCCGGCGGGGCCCCGACGGGCCACACGTCCGGGATGCCGTGCGCGCGTATCGCGGTGAGCAGCCTCCGGAAGTTCGGCTTGGTCTTCGGGTCGAAACCCTTCGTCCACGGAGCGCGGGCACGTCCCAGCACCTCGATCTGGATGCAGACCCTGCCGGTTCGGTTCGTGCGTTTCGTGCCGTGGTTCTTCAGCGCTCTCGACGACAGGTTCAGGGGCCCGAACTGGCCCAGCCGGTCGGTGACAGGGCAGTAGATCACCTGCGGTTCCGCCCCGGCACGGATCAGGTAGGCGGCCACGGACATGAAGTAGTCGCCGCCGGCCGGGGATTCGGTGGTGTGCCACACGGCCCGCGGCGGCTCGAGCGGGGTGTCCATCGGTCCTCCGATGCGCTGCGCGCCGAAGCGGGTCACGCCGTCGATGTACGCCGGGCCCGAGGCGCTGTGCGGCAGAACGCCCAGGCTGCGTTCGCCGCTCAGAGTCCCTACGAAACCCTCACCGCTCTCGTCGTGGGTCTTCGGCAGCGGGTCGGGCTCGTGTGCGGCGTGCTCGGCCGGGCCGGTGGGCTCGTAGACGTCCAGGCCGCCGTCGTCGCGCAGGACCATGAAGGCGCCCTCGTGCCGGGGGTGTTCCTTGACGTGGCGATCGGAGCCCGGAAGGGCGGCGATGGCGCGTACCCGGTCGACGTGGGCCTGGTCGACGGTGCCCAGATAGGTGGTGGTGACGTCATGGGTGTCGGGGTCCGGGTGGTCGACC
Protein-coding sequences here:
- a CDS encoding AfsR/SARP family transcriptional regulator — protein: MRESVRRGRIELFDGFRLQVEGTWIHPVTNGQRLLAFLSLLGPAPRTVVAGTLWSNVPENRALGSLRTTMWRLNHAVPGLIVAARGQLALAEFVRVDVTEFVATAGARFRHPGGTGLHAPELRLRELLPGWDDDWVIFERDRLRQLRLHQLEAAAADLCALGGYAMALDAALEAVRSEPLRESARRAVIGVHLAEGNFAEALHEYQRFRALLAEQLGVEPSLDLTDLVFRREPLRNRTKMAPI
- a CDS encoding LysM peptidoglycan-binding domain-containing protein; its protein translation is MTTFHVAVDHPDPDTHDVTTTYLGTVDQAHVDRVRAIAALPGSDRHVKEHPRHEGAFMVLRDDGGLDVYEPTGPAEHAAHEPDPLPKTHDESGEGFVGTLSGERSLGVLPHSASGPAYIDGVTRFGAQRIGGPMDTPLEPPRAVWHTTESPAGGDYFMSVAAYLIRAGAEPQVIYCPVTDRLGQFGPLNLSSRALKNHGTKRTNRTGRVCIQIEVLGRARAPWTKGFDPKTKPNFRRLLTAIRAHGIPDVWPVGAPPATAAAATERPRTTWENKGGHYGHSQIPGQNHWDPGAIDTEIVPGRPRSAGGGTTPDTGPGTYTVKAGDTLTSIAAAHRTTVSALLSLNGIKDADQISVGQKLKLPTAAPAKPPTPRYEPFPGTAFFHAGRRSPLVTALGRRLVELGFGKHYTSGPGPEWSEADRRNVADFQRSRPELAGDADGIPGPRTWAALKIPKL